The genomic stretch TTAATGTCACAAGCAAGAAACGCCTTTGCTCGGCGAAGAACAGACGTTCAGCCATTGAGAATAGCCGCATTCCAACTGGCTTTCACACAATCATTCCCAGCGAGAACCATTTCTACCGGTGAACACCATCTTGACAAAACGCCCGGCTATGGACACGTCCGAAGAAGTCATCACATGCACGATAGGAGCCCTAGCTTCAAAGTAGCTCAGATCTTGTACACTGGTACAATAGAGATTGTCAATCTACACACAAGCGAGCTACTACAGAGGATGTATGCTCGCGATTTGTTCTCTCTCAACATTACTTCCCGACAAGAACGCCAGCGTTCTCGACGAGTACGTCGAACACCTCCAGCAATCGTGCCGCGTAAAGGTCAGGTCATCGTCAGTTTTGGTAATGTCAGGGCGATTGCCGGCTTAGATTCGGTTCAGCTTTTGGATGCGCACAAACCTGTCGTGCGTGATTTCGCCGAGCACCTGGCCAAAGTGTACGCTAAGGGAGCCGTGGAAGCTGGATTATCGAATGAATTAATTTTCTTAGAGGAAGTACTTCGCGATACGGTGGAGACATATTCTCGACGGTTACGCCTATACGAGCCCATCGTAGACTCTTTCTTGGACAAGGTCGCGAGCGAAGTGTATTCGGATACCGGTGTCCACCAGCTGGTACCTCTCAAAGACAGCCTCCAGTCTTTCGAGATTCAAGTCAAGCAGTGCGTTGAATGCCTTGCCGAGCTTTTgaacgacgatgacgaaatGCTTTCCCTCCTTTTAACTGAACAGGCAAGTGCGGCTACCACAGGAAAGGAAGTAGAATTTGCTCGCCACGAAGATGTCGACCTCCTGTTGGGTGTGTACGCCCGACAGCTTGGCAACATCCTCATGGAGATACAGTACATGTTGGGTAGACTCCAATCGAAGCAAGAATTTGTAGCTTTGGCATTAGCGGGATACCGCAATCGAATGGTGCGCATGAATGTACACCTCGGTATTGCAACGCTGTCGCTTGGGTTGGGTACAACAGTGGCAGGGTTCTTTGGTATGAACCTGGTATCAGGCTTTGAAGAATCGCAGACAGCCTTCGCAAATGTTGTTCTGGGTTCAGGCTTGGCCGGTCTCTTGATTGCTAGTGGGTCCATGAACTATTTAAGTGGGCGAACTATGCAGAAACGTGCCTCTGAACgtctcgacgaaattgaaactCTGACAGGCGCTCTTAGCGACATGTGTGCCATTGATTACACTGTCAAGAGCACAGTGGAGCAAGGACAAATACTGGACAAGGATACCTTTCGCCGGATTCTAAAAAAATCGCGCCAAGACGGACACATTTCCAATGCCGAGGTCGATTTGTTGTTTGATGTTTTTGACCGTGTCAAAGATGGATACATTCATTTAGAAGAGTTCTATCCTCCAGCTTTAGATCAGTCTTTGGATCACGGGCTTGGAGAAACATCGGCCCCCTCTAAAGAACCACAAATATCGAAGTAAGGTCATTTGAACTAGATAAATGTTCTATGCTTAACATTGGCAGTGTCTTGTCCGAGACAGATACCTGCACTCCGTAAAAGCACAAAATCAGAACCTAGGCGCAAAGGCCAGTGAATTTTCAACAGTATCAAGCAGTACGGCTAGTGTACGCAATGATGTTCGTTTTGAACTGACCATGTTCAGTTTGTACTGGGATATACTCAAGGCGACGAGGGGACAGCCCTTACAAAACGCAAAATTATACATCACTTTTGATAAGGTTGCTATCATCTCTTCCATTCGTACATCGCAAACTCATCTGGTCAAACACTGAAATTATTACCGTCCATAAGAATCTTTGAAAAAACCTAGTGAAAAGGTGTGGATCTAATCTGGGTATTTCGACACTGACAGAGTTAGCAAATATATAGgaagtaactgtaaggtcCTGTCTAGTTTTGGCTCACAGGTTTCCTGACAGACCGTTTCCTGACAGACGGTCGGTCCAGTTTCATGATTATAGGTTTGTCCCTTTGGACGTCCTGATATTAACAGCGAATGAAATGCACACTTTTCTCCTTTATATTGTCGGtgaatgacagtgaaaaacGAGTTTTACCAActacctaactgtaaatctaTCTCGTGTTAGGCATCCCGCAGCTTGACAATAAGTGCTACTTTACCAGATGAAGCCTTGCAACAAGAGCGAACGGGAAGCAATCAGATTTTCTCAAATTCCGCTCGAGTACCTTTCCGCTACAGCGGATCGGGAGGAGCAACAACACAGATCGGGGGCCTCGAGACCCGATGGCCGAACGACTTGAAGAGTCGATTCTACCAAATGTTCTGGGATCGGCCTGTGCCGGTATCATAGCTCGCATTTCGACGCATCCACTCGATACAACCAAAGCTCGCTTGCAGGCCCAAAGCGCCCCGAGGTTCCGAGGTCCTGTTGACGCTCTGGCACAGACTGCCAGAGCCGAAGGTATCACCGGCTTGTATCGAGGCTTTGGGGCAGTAATCATCGGTGGCACACCAGGGACTGTTCTTTACTTATGCAGTTACGATTTCGTTAAAAAAGGGCTTTCGCAAGCTTGGGAATCACGTATGAATCAACCTATGGAAGGCACGGGTGCAGATTTTGCCGTACATTTTACGGCAGGAATGCTGGCAGAAACAATCGCATGCATC from Phaeodactylum tricornutum CCAP 1055/1 chromosome 12, whole genome shotgun sequence encodes the following:
- a CDS encoding predicted protein, coding for MHDRSPSFKVAQILYTGTIEIVNLHTSELLQRMYARDLFSLNITSRQERQRSRRVRRTPPAIVPRKGQVIVSFGNVRAIAGLDSVQLLDAHKPVVRDFAEHLAKVYAKGAVEAGLSNELIFLEEVLRDTVETYSRRLRLYEPIVDSFLDKVASEVYSDTGVHQLVPLKDSLQSFEIQVKQCVECLAELLNDDDEMLSLLLTEQASAATTGKEVEFARHEDVDLLLGVYARQLGNILMEIQYMLGRLQSKQEFVALALAGYRNRMVRMNVHLGIATLSLGLGTTVAGFFGMNLVSGFEESQTAFANVVLGSGLAGLLIASGSMNYLSGRTMQKRASERLDEIETLTGALSDMCAIDYTVKSTVEQGQILDKDTFRRILKKSRQDGHISNAEVDLLFDVFDRVKDGYIHLEEFYPPALDQSLDHGLGETSAPSKEPQISNVLSETDTCTP